In Paraburkholderia sprentiae WSM5005, a genomic segment contains:
- the tssC gene encoding type VI secretion system contractile sheath large subunit produces the protein MAEPSTQGQAQPGEASLETSDFANLLQKEFKPKSEKAKEAVETAVRTLAEQALRDTNVISGDVLATIESLIAQIDEKLTAQINQIIHSEEFQKVESAWRGLHYLVNNTETDETLKIRVMNVSKGDLYKTLKKYKGTAWDQSPIFKKLYEEEYGQFGGEPYGALVADYYFDNSGPDVDLLTQISRISAAAHAPFIAGADPAVMLMDSWQELANPRDLTKIFQTPEHAAWRSLRESEDARYVGLAMPRFLARAPYGAKTNPVEEFDFEEDTAGADSGKYAWANAAYAMASNINRSFKMYGWCSRIRGIESGGAVENLPVHAFPTDDGGIDMKCPTEIAISDRREAELAKNGFMPLVHKKNSDFAAFIGAQSLHKPAEFEDPDATANANLAARLPYLFACSRFAHYLKCIVRDKIGSFKERDDMQRWLQNWILQYVDGDPAHSTEESKARRPLAAAEVVVEEVEGNPGYYTSKFFLRPHYQLEGLTVSLRLVSKLPSAKAA, from the coding sequence ATGGCTGAACCTAGCACCCAAGGGCAAGCGCAACCCGGCGAGGCGTCGCTTGAAACGAGCGATTTCGCGAATCTGCTGCAAAAGGAATTCAAGCCGAAGAGCGAGAAGGCGAAGGAAGCCGTCGAGACGGCGGTGCGCACGCTCGCCGAACAGGCGCTGCGCGATACGAACGTGATTTCGGGCGATGTGCTCGCGACGATCGAATCGCTGATCGCGCAGATCGACGAGAAGCTGACCGCCCAGATCAATCAGATCATCCACTCGGAAGAGTTCCAGAAAGTCGAGAGCGCGTGGCGCGGCTTGCACTACCTGGTCAACAACACCGAGACGGACGAGACGTTGAAGATCCGCGTGATGAACGTATCGAAGGGCGATCTGTACAAGACGCTCAAGAAGTACAAGGGCACCGCGTGGGATCAAAGCCCGATCTTCAAGAAGCTCTACGAAGAGGAATACGGCCAGTTCGGCGGCGAGCCGTATGGCGCGTTGGTGGCCGATTATTACTTCGACAACAGCGGGCCCGACGTCGATCTGCTGACGCAGATATCCAGGATCTCGGCCGCCGCGCATGCGCCGTTCATCGCCGGCGCCGATCCCGCGGTGATGCTGATGGATTCATGGCAGGAGCTGGCCAATCCGCGCGACCTGACGAAAATCTTTCAGACGCCTGAGCATGCCGCGTGGCGCTCGCTGCGCGAATCCGAGGATGCGCGTTACGTCGGTCTCGCGATGCCGCGTTTTCTCGCGCGCGCGCCGTATGGCGCCAAGACCAATCCGGTCGAGGAATTCGATTTCGAGGAAGACACGGCCGGCGCGGACAGCGGCAAATACGCATGGGCCAATGCCGCCTATGCGATGGCGAGCAATATCAACCGCTCGTTCAAGATGTACGGCTGGTGTTCGCGGATTCGCGGCATCGAGTCGGGGGGCGCCGTCGAGAACCTGCCGGTGCACGCGTTCCCCACCGACGACGGCGGCATCGACATGAAGTGTCCGACCGAAATCGCCATTAGCGATCGCCGCGAAGCCGAACTCGCGAAGAACGGCTTCATGCCGCTCGTGCACAAGAAGAACTCCGATTTCGCCGCCTTCATCGGCGCGCAATCGCTGCACAAGCCCGCCGAGTTCGAAGACCCCGATGCCACCGCGAACGCGAACCTGGCCGCGCGTCTGCCCTACCTGTTCGCATGCAGCCGCTTCGCTCACTACCTGAAGTGCATCGTGCGCGACAAGATCGGCAGTTTCAAGGAGAGGGACGACATGCAGCGCTGGCTGCAGAACTGGATCCTTCAGTACGTCGACGGCGATCCGGCGCACTCGACGGAAGAGTCCAAGGCACGACGCCCGCTCGCGGCCGCCGAGGTGGTCGTCGAGGAAGTCGAAGGCAATCCCGGTTATTACACGTCGAAGTTTTTCCTGCGTCCGCACTACCAGTTGGAAGGCCTGACCGTATCGCTACGGTTGGTTTCGAAGCTTCCGTCCGCCAAGGCGGCATGA
- the tssB gene encoding type VI secretion system contractile sheath small subunit — MVVAKESSQKFIARNRAPRVQIEYDVEVYGSEKKVNLPFVMGVLADLSGQPADPLAPVADRKFLEIDVDNFDERLKSMKPRVAVQVPNVLTGQGNLAVDMTFESMDDFSPAAVARKVDALSKLLEARGQLQNLLTYMDGKTGAEELIAKLLNDPALLQSLASAPKPQQ; from the coding sequence ATGGTCGTGGCCAAGGAAAGCAGCCAGAAATTCATCGCGCGCAATCGAGCGCCGCGAGTTCAGATCGAGTACGACGTCGAAGTCTACGGGTCGGAGAAAAAGGTCAATCTGCCCTTCGTCATGGGCGTGCTGGCCGATCTCTCTGGTCAGCCGGCGGACCCGCTCGCGCCGGTGGCGGATCGAAAGTTTCTCGAGATCGACGTCGACAACTTCGACGAGCGTCTGAAGTCGATGAAACCGCGCGTCGCCGTGCAGGTGCCCAACGTGCTGACCGGTCAGGGCAACCTCGCGGTCGACATGACCTTCGAGAGCATGGACGACTTTTCGCCCGCGGCGGTCGCGCGCAAGGTGGACGCCTTGTCGAAGCTGCTGGAGGCGCGCGGCCAGTTGCAAAACCTGCTGACCTATATGGACGGCAAGACCGGCGCCGAGGAGCTGATCGCGAAACTGCTCAACGATCCTGCGTTGCTGCAGTCGTTGGCGTCCGCACCGAAGCCGCAGCAATGA
- the tssA gene encoding type VI secretion system protein TssA: MATLLAGEMLADISAASPCGDDLEYDPDFLALEQVVHGKPEVQFGETMVAATPPDWKVAEALSFDLLAKGRDLRVAVHLARALLNRRGFAGFAEGLALVEGLLEQRWDHVYPQLDPDDDNDPTARVNALAALVEPSGMLVDVRDAPLASSRAHGDVSLRDIEYATGEVPLPKGVEAASLSSIDAVIADAHEDAAEAHTALLAATHSAMRIETVLTERVGAARSIDLSPLSRLLRRAADFLGERLDVPDGAPQASPNGDMTPGESAGAAPALVPLSGDITDRQDVIRMIDRICAYYERHEPSSPVPLLLLRARRLVDRSFMEILQDLAPEGVRQARQAGGIENE, from the coding sequence ATGGCCACGCTTCTCGCGGGCGAAATGCTTGCCGACATATCAGCTGCCAGTCCATGCGGGGACGACCTCGAGTACGACCCTGACTTCCTTGCGCTCGAGCAGGTCGTCCACGGCAAGCCGGAGGTGCAGTTCGGCGAGACCATGGTCGCCGCCACGCCGCCTGACTGGAAAGTGGCCGAAGCGCTATCTTTCGATCTGCTCGCAAAAGGCCGCGACTTGCGCGTCGCGGTACACCTGGCGCGCGCGCTGCTCAATCGCCGAGGTTTCGCCGGCTTCGCCGAGGGCCTCGCGCTCGTCGAAGGCCTGCTCGAACAGCGCTGGGACCATGTCTATCCACAGCTCGATCCCGACGACGACAACGATCCGACCGCTCGCGTCAACGCGCTCGCCGCCCTCGTCGAACCGTCCGGCATGCTGGTGGACGTGCGCGACGCACCGCTCGCGTCGTCGCGCGCGCATGGTGACGTCAGCTTGCGCGACATCGAATATGCGACCGGCGAAGTGCCGCTGCCCAAGGGCGTCGAGGCGGCGTCGCTGAGCTCGATCGACGCGGTGATCGCCGACGCCCACGAAGACGCCGCCGAAGCGCACACGGCCTTGCTCGCGGCCACGCATAGCGCGATGCGCATCGAGACGGTATTGACCGAGCGTGTCGGCGCGGCGCGCTCCATCGATCTGTCGCCGCTATCGAGGCTGCTGCGGCGTGCGGCCGACTTTCTCGGCGAGCGTCTCGATGTCCCGGACGGAGCGCCGCAGGCATCGCCGAACGGCGACATGACCCCGGGCGAAAGCGCCGGCGCGGCGCCGGCACTCGTGCCGCTGTCCGGGGACATCACCGACCGTCAGGACGTGATCCGCATGATCGACAGGATCTGTGCGTACTACGAGCGTCACGAACCCTCCAGCCCGGTGCCGCTGCTGCTGCTGCGCGCGCGCCGGCTGGTCGACAGGAGCTTCATGGAAATTCTGCAGGACCTTGCGCCGGAAGGCGTGCGCCAGGCCAGGCAGGCCGGCGGTATCGAAAACGAGTAA
- a CDS encoding PP2C family protein-serine/threonine phosphatase translates to MQLATASLTDRGDRPRNEDSFGDWSSERLYYCVVADGAGGHGGGDTASRLVVASVLADLRYLTVAELPPTGDRLISALTHANENIVEEQLRGTGNEKDMRSTAVVFAIDRECATAAWAHCGDTRLYCFRHGEICARTRDHSMVQQMVDARLLAEEEMRHHPRRNVLYAALGTRDALSIAGVDGTFPLHEGDAFLICTDGLWEYADDAGIADALAHAATPGAWLDALAQQVRASASTNHDNFTAFAVWVGDDDAQATQLMPGPAQA, encoded by the coding sequence GTGCAACTTGCCACCGCGAGCCTGACCGACCGGGGCGACCGCCCGCGCAACGAAGATTCGTTCGGCGACTGGTCGAGCGAACGGCTCTACTATTGCGTCGTCGCCGACGGCGCCGGCGGACACGGCGGCGGCGACACCGCCTCGCGCCTCGTGGTCGCTTCGGTGCTGGCGGATTTGCGCTACCTGACCGTTGCCGAGTTGCCGCCGACGGGCGACCGGCTGATCAGCGCGCTCACGCATGCCAATGAGAACATCGTCGAAGAACAGTTGCGCGGCACAGGCAACGAAAAAGACATGCGCTCGACGGCCGTGGTGTTCGCCATCGACCGCGAATGCGCGACGGCCGCGTGGGCCCATTGCGGCGACACCCGCCTCTACTGTTTCCGCCACGGCGAGATCTGCGCGCGCACGCGCGACCACAGCATGGTTCAGCAGATGGTCGACGCGCGGCTGCTCGCCGAGGAGGAGATGCGTCATCATCCGCGCCGCAACGTGCTGTATGCGGCGCTGGGCACGCGCGACGCACTCTCCATTGCGGGCGTCGACGGTACTTTCCCGCTGCATGAAGGCGACGCTTTCCTGATCTGCACGGACGGCCTGTGGGAGTATGCCGACGACGCCGGCATCGCCGACGCGCTGGCCCATGCGGCGACACCCGGCGCCTGGCTCGACGCGCTCGCGCAACAGGTGCGCGCGAGCGCCAGCACGAATCACGACAACTTCACGGCGTTCGCGGTGTGGGTCGGCGACGACGACGCCCAGGCGACGCAATTGATGCCCGGCCCGGCACAGGCGTAA
- a CDS encoding glycosyltransferase family 2 protein, translating into MPISIIIPCLQMAATLGRALESCLIQPEAAQIIVVDDGSTDASIEVAQHYGRLDARVQVLRMHVNGGVAAARNWAAMHATEDLLGFIDADDEYLPGALAAASGYLQRCPGEASVRLDVDYAGFPRAIVEHADFDKYAAILSNTVPSSLVIRRAVYRALGGFPLDAFFRRVGGEDGAFSWALSRLFGNRRLIDAKRVRQHYHPAIHAERFFRIHLGMEQPVHQEVVEAWRLSQRFVASAEAAIAQLRALHSPAGAAPPVPPASPGSR; encoded by the coding sequence ATGCCGATCTCGATCATCATTCCCTGTCTGCAGATGGCGGCCACGCTTGGCCGCGCACTGGAAAGCTGTCTGATCCAGCCGGAGGCGGCGCAAATCATCGTCGTCGACGATGGCTCGACCGATGCTTCGATCGAAGTCGCGCAACATTACGGCCGCCTCGACGCGCGCGTGCAGGTACTGCGCATGCATGTAAACGGCGGCGTCGCCGCCGCGCGCAACTGGGCCGCGATGCACGCGACCGAGGATCTGCTCGGATTCATCGACGCCGACGACGAATATCTGCCCGGCGCGCTGGCCGCGGCGAGTGGCTATCTGCAGCGTTGTCCGGGCGAGGCATCGGTGCGGCTCGATGTCGACTATGCGGGCTTTCCGCGCGCGATCGTCGAGCATGCCGATTTCGATAAATATGCCGCAATCCTCAGCAACACCGTGCCGAGCAGTCTCGTGATCCGGCGGGCGGTGTATCGCGCGCTGGGCGGGTTTCCGCTCGACGCGTTCTTTCGTCGCGTCGGCGGAGAAGACGGCGCGTTTTCGTGGGCATTGAGCAGGCTGTTCGGCAACCGGCGGCTGATCGACGCGAAGCGGGTGCGCCAGCATTACCACCCCGCCATCCACGCTGAACGATTCTTCCGGATTCACCTCGGCATGGAGCAGCCCGTCCATCAGGAGGTCGTCGAAGCATGGCGGCTCTCGCAACGGTTCGTCGCGAGCGCCGAGGCCGCCATCGCGCAACTGCGCGCGCTGCATTCGCCCGCAGGCGCCGCGCCACCCGTCCCGCCCGCTTCGCCTGGCTCCCGCTAG
- a CDS encoding beta strand repeat-containing protein, whose translation MNKRCNVRPGHVSTVAGAVAALFAASYMPLALANPTGAQVVAGTVSINSPGAGQMHITQGSSNAIVNWNAFSIGSGEAVRISQPSASAALLNRVTGNDPSVIAGRLRANGKVFLVNPAGVIFAPGSSVNVGSMIASTLNISNADFLAGNFHFVGASAAALSNAGSLTAAAGGTIALLGGTVSNSGTVSAKLGSVALGAGNDITVDFAGDGLTTLKINQGAAHALIGNTGTLAADGGTVVMSAQTADALAGTVINQQGIVRAQSLSEHDGRILLDGGTNGVTKVSGTLDASGGAGQTGGRIDVTGYDVALLAGAYVDASGDAGGGTVHFGGGPAGADPSVRNANAIWMSPTASLHADALADGNGGDVVAYSETASRLYGTLTAKGGPQGGNGGLIETSGNTLDTTGMSVDASAAKGQGGRWLLDPFEVDIVTQVPDVTAAPVPTQTAADSNTMTFGPITGSTFILNTALTGPLSLGTSVTVLTGTDPNNGAGDIVVDAPLNLTTGTLPATLKLSATGSVLVNNTITSSAGPLSLVFDANVGGTSPLSLVSFQGVTVKTNGGSVTVGSGGASPVLIQNSNIDTAGGDLTVTGTFPINGVAIGYLITSSSGIFIDSSTISTEGGVFSLTGVALGPNANGVAINGTSSLSTTSGALRITGTATAGGGGNDGVIAQGDNTIQSGSGALTISGAGSSNIEDQGIGVLLSGTSASTTSGALSVNGSSSGSSAMGVFLTGGATVGEGPALQPGLSSSGGAITVNGSVTQSAQGGLGVEIQNTTISNTTGAIDVTGNVTGTAAGGTFADGVYFYGTTLSTGSGDISATGSVSSNMNVSIGLDMHGSSVQSTSGNLKFTGQSVGAAVNGDSVIGLMFENTLCVDCIQTAPVSVTTGTGSVSLFGSGTGPFVQGVLITDGTTITSTNGGAIDIRGAVSGPAGSSPNLQNDYGVLIANGAISATGTRATTIGIAGSTTTSDPGVAIGLAVPETEQSEFGLINPTSIVTGGGVTSAVANATADNVTISTTNPASIVLRAFNDGTASSLAITQAMLSSPGGVLSIMPASVDPSSFTITAQNATPITLLGTGGGLSIDAPTFSTFASIPSIVLGSSTQTGRITVGGQCISGGSTCVPTRPGFANNLTLSNPGAGSQGIALTYGISTPGQTLMLLSAGPVTDPGGIQAAGLILAGPGTFTLTDPQNDVGVLAMSNAGSVDFSNSHGFVIGPLTSQTFDSAASQLSPISVTRSTLSGSLVATATTGNIGLGASTPSATAPNTNLNAGGSIDLVMENGVFVDANSGTLGAGNAWRVWASTWSGETRGSVQPNTAQPNFYGCLFGSGCSWGGTVPTTGNHFVYVARPTVTVTADGATRYVGAPNPAFTYTTSGLINGDTAAGTLSGSETTTATLTSPAGGYRIDPNFTSSVGYIVNEVPGTLTVTPFPSTISNPQGPIPNPVAQSGLQTFFSSQEQTFVYENNLQGTNICIGSNQPLFSTTPLGEKQDILAVEWKRVRSQPNLNSCLLTNAQHGCGDY comes from the coding sequence ATGAACAAGCGATGCAATGTGCGGCCCGGGCATGTGAGCACGGTCGCCGGCGCGGTCGCCGCGTTGTTCGCGGCGTCGTATATGCCGCTCGCGCTCGCGAATCCGACCGGCGCCCAGGTGGTGGCCGGCACGGTCAGCATCAACTCGCCGGGCGCGGGACAGATGCACATCACGCAGGGCTCGTCCAATGCGATCGTCAACTGGAACGCGTTTTCGATCGGTAGCGGCGAAGCGGTCAGGATCTCGCAGCCGTCGGCTTCCGCCGCGCTGCTCAACCGCGTGACGGGCAACGACCCCAGCGTGATCGCCGGACGCCTGCGGGCCAACGGCAAGGTGTTTCTCGTCAATCCGGCGGGGGTGATCTTTGCGCCGGGATCATCGGTGAACGTGGGGTCGATGATCGCCTCGACACTCAATATCTCCAATGCCGATTTCCTTGCCGGCAACTTCCATTTCGTCGGCGCGTCGGCGGCGGCTCTCAGCAATGCTGGGTCGCTGACGGCGGCCGCGGGCGGCACCATCGCGTTGCTCGGCGGCACGGTCAGCAATAGCGGCACGGTCAGCGCAAAACTGGGCAGCGTCGCGCTGGGCGCGGGCAACGACATCACCGTCGACTTTGCCGGCGACGGTTTGACCACCCTGAAGATCAACCAGGGCGCGGCGCACGCGCTGATCGGCAATACCGGCACGCTGGCCGCCGACGGCGGCACCGTGGTGATGAGCGCACAGACGGCCGATGCGCTGGCGGGCACCGTCATCAACCAGCAAGGCATCGTGCGCGCGCAGAGCTTGAGCGAACATGACGGCCGCATTCTGCTCGACGGCGGCACGAACGGCGTGACAAAGGTGAGCGGGACGCTCGACGCCAGCGGCGGCGCGGGGCAAACCGGCGGCAGGATCGACGTGACCGGCTACGACGTGGCGCTGCTGGCCGGAGCGTACGTCGATGCGAGCGGCGACGCGGGCGGCGGAACCGTCCACTTCGGCGGCGGCCCGGCGGGTGCGGACCCCTCCGTTCGCAATGCCAATGCGATCTGGATGTCGCCGACCGCCAGCCTCCATGCGGATGCGCTCGCCGACGGCAATGGCGGCGACGTCGTGGCTTACAGCGAAACGGCCAGCCGCCTTTACGGCACGTTGACCGCGAAGGGCGGGCCGCAGGGCGGTAACGGCGGCTTGATCGAAACGTCCGGCAACACGCTCGACACGACCGGCATGAGCGTCGACGCATCGGCGGCGAAGGGTCAGGGCGGCAGGTGGCTGCTCGATCCGTTCGAGGTGGACATCGTGACGCAGGTGCCGGATGTCACCGCTGCGCCGGTCCCAACGCAAACCGCAGCCGATTCGAACACCATGACATTCGGGCCGATCACGGGTAGCACGTTCATCCTGAACACGGCGCTTACCGGTCCGCTGAGCCTCGGCACGTCGGTGACGGTACTGACAGGGACCGATCCGAACAACGGCGCGGGCGACATCGTCGTCGACGCGCCGCTCAACCTCACGACCGGCACGCTTCCCGCCACGCTGAAGCTGAGCGCGACGGGATCGGTGCTGGTCAACAACACCATCACGTCGAGCGCGGGGCCGCTCAGCCTCGTATTCGATGCGAACGTGGGCGGCACGAGTCCGCTCAGTCTGGTCTCGTTCCAGGGCGTCACGGTCAAGACCAACGGCGGCAGCGTGACGGTGGGAAGCGGTGGCGCGAGCCCGGTCCTGATCCAGAACTCGAACATCGACACCGCGGGCGGCGATCTGACGGTCACCGGCACGTTCCCGATCAATGGCGTGGCGATTGGCTATCTGATCACGTCGTCGTCGGGCATTTTCATCGACTCGTCGACCATTTCCACGGAGGGCGGCGTGTTCTCGCTGACGGGTGTCGCGCTGGGCCCGAACGCCAACGGTGTGGCGATCAACGGCACCAGCTCGCTCTCGACGACGAGCGGCGCGCTTCGCATCACCGGCACGGCAACCGCCGGCGGCGGAGGCAACGACGGCGTGATCGCGCAAGGTGACAATACGATTCAAAGCGGCAGCGGCGCGCTCACCATCAGCGGCGCCGGCAGTTCGAATATCGAGGATCAAGGCATTGGCGTGCTTCTATCCGGCACTTCAGCCAGCACGACGAGCGGGGCACTGAGCGTGAACGGCAGTTCTTCTGGCAGCAGCGCGATGGGCGTGTTCCTGACCGGCGGCGCCACGGTGGGCGAAGGTCCCGCGCTGCAGCCCGGGCTCAGCAGTTCCGGCGGCGCGATCACGGTCAACGGTAGCGTGACGCAAAGCGCGCAAGGGGGCTTGGGCGTCGAGATTCAGAACACCACAATCTCCAACACGACCGGCGCGATCGACGTGACGGGGAATGTCACCGGTACAGCCGCCGGCGGCACTTTCGCGGACGGCGTCTATTTTTATGGCACCACATTGAGCACCGGCAGCGGCGACATTTCCGCCACCGGAAGCGTGTCGTCGAACATGAACGTCAGCATCGGCCTCGACATGCATGGGTCGTCGGTCCAGTCGACGAGCGGCAACCTCAAGTTCACCGGACAAAGCGTGGGGGCCGCGGTGAACGGCGACTCGGTGATCGGGCTGATGTTCGAGAACACGCTATGCGTGGACTGCATCCAGACAGCCCCCGTATCGGTGACGACCGGCACGGGCTCGGTGAGCCTGTTCGGCAGCGGCACCGGTCCGTTCGTGCAGGGTGTGCTGATCACCGACGGCACGACGATCACGTCGACCAACGGCGGGGCGATCGATATCCGCGGCGCGGTGAGCGGCCCGGCCGGCAGCAGTCCGAACCTGCAGAACGACTATGGCGTGCTGATCGCCAATGGCGCGATCAGCGCGACCGGGACGCGTGCCACCACGATCGGCATCGCCGGTTCGACCACGACGTCCGATCCGGGCGTCGCGATCGGCCTTGCGGTGCCCGAGACCGAGCAGAGCGAGTTTGGGCTGATCAATCCGACCTCCATCGTCACCGGCGGCGGCGTGACGAGCGCGGTCGCCAATGCCACCGCCGACAACGTGACGATCTCGACGACGAATCCCGCTTCGATCGTGTTGCGCGCATTCAACGACGGCACGGCGAGCAGCCTCGCCATCACGCAGGCGATGCTGTCGTCGCCGGGCGGCGTGCTGTCGATCATGCCGGCGTCGGTGGACCCGTCGAGCTTCACGATCACCGCTCAGAACGCGACGCCGATCACGCTGCTCGGCACGGGCGGCGGTCTCAGCATCGACGCCCCGACTTTCTCGACCTTCGCGTCGATTCCCAGCATCGTGCTCGGGTCCAGCACGCAAACCGGGCGCATCACCGTCGGCGGGCAGTGCATATCGGGCGGCTCGACTTGCGTGCCCACACGTCCGGGCTTCGCGAACAATCTCACGCTGTCCAACCCGGGCGCGGGCAGTCAAGGGATCGCGCTGACCTACGGCATCTCGACTCCGGGCCAGACCTTGATGCTGCTGTCGGCTGGTCCCGTCACGGACCCTGGCGGCATCCAGGCCGCCGGGCTGATTCTCGCCGGCCCCGGTACCTTCACGCTGACCGATCCGCAAAACGACGTCGGCGTGCTGGCGATGTCCAACGCGGGGAGCGTCGACTTCTCGAACTCGCATGGCTTCGTGATCGGCCCGCTGACGAGCCAGACGTTCGACTCCGCCGCGAGCCAATTGAGCCCGATAAGCGTGACGAGATCGACGCTGTCCGGCAGCCTCGTCGCGACCGCTACGACCGGCAATATCGGGCTGGGCGCGAGCACGCCGTCCGCGACGGCTCCGAATACGAATCTGAACGCGGGCGGCTCGATCGATCTGGTGATGGAGAACGGCGTGTTCGTCGATGCGAACTCCGGAACACTTGGCGCAGGCAACGCATGGCGAGTCTGGGCCAGCACTTGGAGCGGCGAGACACGCGGCAGCGTGCAGCCGAACACCGCGCAGCCCAATTTCTACGGCTGCCTGTTTGGCTCGGGCTGTAGTTGGGGCGGCACGGTGCCCACCACGGGAAATCATTTCGTCTATGTCGCACGGCCGACGGTCACGGTCACCGCGGACGGCGCGACGCGCTACGTCGGCGCACCGAACCCGGCGTTCACCTACACGACGAGCGGCCTGATCAACGGCGATACCGCCGCGGGCACGTTGAGCGGCTCGGAAACGACCACGGCCACCCTGACTTCACCGGCGGGCGGCTATCGGATCGACCCGAACTTCACGTCCAGCGTGGGCTATATCGTCAACGAAGTGCCGGGCACGCTGACGGTGACTCCGTTTCCGAGCACGATCTCGAACCCGCAGGGCCCGATCCCCAATCCGGTCGCGCAAAGCGGTCTGCAGACGTTTTTCAGCAGCCAGGAGCAGACGTTCGTCTACGAAAACAATCTGCAGGGCACCAACATCTGCATCGGCTCGAACCAGCCGCTCTTCAGCACGACGCCGCTTGGCGAGAAACAGGACATCCTCGCGGTCGAATGGAAGCGGGTGCGTTCGCAGCCGAACCTGAACAGCTGCCTGCTGACGAACGCCCAGCACGGCTGCGGTGACTACTAG
- a CDS encoding ShlB/FhaC/HecB family hemolysin secretion/activation protein: MNRLRLIAAAVSCSSALAWGQTLPNAGSILNQTAPRETRPTPPGGTQALPTVPPPAAPVTAPGPTFLLKSITLKGNDTIASDALLAPVQDKLGKQTSLAGLEEIAARITRVYRDHGYLLAQVVIPPQDVTSGNVEMSVLEGRVGHVRLDIAAGTPIREDLLRARVAQIPLGKPLQQHELERTMLLLSDLPGIQVSSAIEAGEEPGTVDLSVNVAPAKRWTFALDVDNFGAESSGTWRLGALARLNSPFMIGDNLDLRLLGSERSDTLYGRIGYEAPINAQGTRVGVAVSRLNYALGQEFASLDAQGEATVVDFTLTHPLVRTRNQSLLGRVNLEYRDLIDNVGIVDQHNPRSLVEGSVGLSYESRDALFGGGFNSADVELLIGSLHFRNAQAEALDASPLGRDTQGTEVRATFFANRLNAITERLSVFAGVSGQWAGTTLDSSSRFLLGGPHAVRAYSPSEALVDEGFVATLEGRFAIDARATVFTFFDFGTGWYNATPRPGQGSNMITRSGLGLGAFWAAPGGISLQGTVAWRTTGPDTTGNDRLPRFYVQLTKTF; encoded by the coding sequence ATGAACAGACTCCGACTGATCGCCGCGGCAGTGTCCTGCAGTAGTGCGCTCGCGTGGGGCCAGACGCTGCCGAACGCGGGCAGCATCCTGAACCAGACGGCGCCGCGCGAGACCCGGCCGACGCCGCCGGGCGGCACTCAGGCGTTACCCACCGTGCCGCCGCCGGCGGCGCCCGTGACGGCGCCTGGCCCGACCTTCCTGCTGAAGAGCATCACGTTGAAGGGCAACGACACGATCGCCAGCGACGCGCTGCTTGCGCCCGTTCAGGACAAGCTCGGCAAGCAAACCAGTCTCGCCGGGCTCGAAGAGATTGCCGCGCGCATCACGCGGGTTTATCGCGATCACGGCTATCTGCTCGCCCAGGTGGTGATCCCGCCGCAGGACGTCACGTCCGGCAACGTCGAAATGAGCGTGCTCGAAGGGCGCGTCGGCCATGTGCGGCTCGACATCGCGGCCGGCACGCCGATCCGCGAAGACCTGTTGCGCGCGCGGGTCGCGCAGATTCCATTGGGCAAGCCGCTGCAGCAGCACGAACTCGAACGGACCATGCTGTTGCTGTCCGATCTGCCGGGTATTCAGGTCTCCTCGGCAATCGAAGCGGGCGAGGAGCCCGGCACGGTCGATCTGAGCGTCAACGTCGCGCCGGCCAAACGCTGGACCTTTGCGCTCGATGTCGACAACTTCGGGGCGGAGTCCAGCGGTACCTGGCGGCTCGGCGCGCTCGCTCGTCTGAACTCGCCGTTCATGATCGGCGACAACCTGGACCTGCGGCTGCTCGGCAGCGAACGCAGCGACACCCTTTACGGGCGCATCGGCTACGAAGCGCCGATCAATGCGCAAGGTACGCGCGTCGGGGTCGCGGTGTCGCGGCTCAACTATGCGCTCGGCCAGGAATTCGCGTCGCTCGATGCGCAGGGCGAGGCGACCGTGGTGGACTTCACGCTCACGCATCCGCTCGTGCGCACACGCAATCAGAGCCTGTTGGGGCGCGTCAATCTGGAGTATCGCGACCTGATCGACAACGTCGGCATCGTCGATCAGCACAATCCCAGATCGCTGGTGGAGGGCAGTGTCGGCCTGAGCTATGAAAGCCGCGACGCGCTGTTCGGCGGCGGCTTCAATAGCGCGGATGTCGAACTGTTGATCGGCAGTCTGCATTTCCGCAACGCGCAAGCCGAGGCGCTCGATGCCTCGCCGCTCGGACGCGACACGCAAGGCACCGAAGTGCGCGCCACTTTCTTCGCCAACCGCCTGAACGCGATCACCGAGCGGCTCAGCGTATTCGCCGGCGTGTCCGGCCAGTGGGCCGGAACCACGCTCGACAGTTCGTCGCGCTTCCTGCTCGGCGGCCCGCACGCGGTGCGCGCTTATTCGCCGTCCGAGGCACTGGTCGACGAGGGGTTCGTCGCCACCCTCGAAGGGCGCTTCGCGATCGATGCGCGGGCGACCGTGTTCACGTTCTTCGACTTCGGTACCGGGTGGTACAACGCCACGCCGCGTCCGGGCCAAGGGTCGAACATGATCACGCGCAGTGGCCTGGGTCTCGGCGCGTTCTGGGCCGCTCCGGGCGGCATTTCGCTACAGGGCACGGTCGCATGGCGCACGACCGGGCCCGATACGACCGGCAACGACAGGCTGCCGCGCTTTTATGTGCAACTGACCAAGACGTTCTAG